The DNA region GTAAAGGTCAGTGATGCTCTCATGTGCCCATGCATTTCTTTGCTAACACAACCAACTGACACCCAGGGAAAATTAGCTTAGTTTAAAATATCAGCCATTTAAATTTACATATTATCTCATTAATTTTAAGTCGACTGCTAACTGACTTAACCATGCTTAAGAGTTCTGCACATTCAAGACAAGCACAGTGCAATCTGGCAGACTTTGGTTAGCTGAATTTCAggagttaattttattttctgagaaatacttttttcttacaGCTGTCTTGCCCAATACCAAAAAAATGAACCCACGCTTAACAAAATATTCACAAATCCCACTTAAATAAGATGTTATACCAAAACcagtctcaggggaaaaaaagaaaacaaaactgaccCACATGGTCACATACCTCCATTGCATCTAAAGAAAAGTTGCACGAGATTTCAAATTTTTTCATAAGAATCTGTTCTTTGACATTATATATACAGACAAATTTTGACAATCCACCTGCCAGAATAGACTGACCGTCTGCTGAGTAACACAGGGTAGTAAAAGATctaggggtaaaaaaaaaaaaaaaaaaaaaaaacacagttaattTCAATGCCACCTCTGAACTCAAAACACACACAAGTACAGTGTAAAGACATAGAAGAATAATCATCCTATAGAAAAAAATGGAGCTCTTCATTCATGTAATACGTACTTAACACACAAAATAGTTTTACCATGACCAAGTACTTCTGGTTCTTTACTATGAATCACAAACACTTTAGAAAttcaaaaagcttttctgaagtaCTTCCACACTTCTGATTATAAGTGGCAGCTTAATCAATGAGCTCTCAACTATACCTTATACAAAATTAAGGATGGTCAGAagagctaggaaaaaaaatgtcatgGCATGTTTTAAAGAGAAGACAGATGAGCTCATCGCTAAAAATTACATGTTTTTTGAGtcactgtttccttttttccattttgttttgagGGGTAGCAGCATGGAAGAAAGAGAGGGATCgggggaaaggagaggaatgAAATGCAAGATTTCCACATCACAGGCATCTGACAGCACATAACAGCTTGCCTTTTATAACTGCTTCACATTCATATTAACAGATAATAAAACACAGCATATTTACATTTCTAAAAAATAATCACTTCATACACGCTAGTAGTTCCATGTTAATAGTTACATAACAAGATATCCACCTAAAGCTCTATTACTTTTAGCAGATGTACAACTTGATATGAGAAACTTCATAGTATGCAAGCCACACAAGGTTGTAAGTGATAAAAAATAATGGATGCTCAGAATGATGCTGATCAGTGGGTAAACATAGCAAAAGACAAAAAGTATCTGTTCAGACATCAAGTCAGGCACTTTTTTTAAAATCCAACATCAGAATCAAAATATTCAATCAGCAGATGCACTTTGAAATCCTCatgtaaaaaacaaaagggaagaaatggaaagaaacaacTCAAAAGCATAAGCACGTGGGATCCTCTTTTCACTGCTATCTAGTTTACTTACTTTCCCTTGGACGACTGTTTGGCTGTTATTTTATCAAGCTCCTTTCTTCCCATCTGGAGGTCATGTCTTCCCTCAATTGAGCCAGTTTGCATTGCGTTTTCATGATCCCAAAATGTTATCTGTCCATTCAAAGAAGCAACTGCAAGCTCTTTGCCATCAGGACGGAAAGCAACAACAAGAACTGCAAAGAATTTAATTGTCAGATCTTTTTCTGAGAAAATACCCTGTATTTTTGTAGCATCTCTATCTCAACTACCAGTGGAATCTTTAGAGCAGGAAGtgcagcttcatttttttctctcggTCAAACACAATGTTTAGCTATTATAAAATCAGAGCTGGCAATAAACAGCAAGGATTTTTGTGCTATTAGCTGAGTACTATAAAAAAAGATCTCAACTTTTGGTTTACTAAGAAAAAGTATGACCAACAGGGTATGTCAAATACAGACATTCTCCAAATATTTTTGATAGTATTTTTATATAGTCAACATAGAATGAAATAAAGGTTACCATCTGAGTTCAATGTTAGAGTCTCCTTGGTTCTCCAACTGTCTAACATATCCCATAACTTGACAGTCTTATCCCAAGAAGCACTAGCTAGAACACACTTCACTGGGTTAAAGGACAAACTGCTGATGGGGCCCTCATGACCTGATAATAcctaataaagaagaaaagataacACAGAATTAGGTAAAAGAAACCAAAATTCATATACTCTATATTGAACAAAAGCTAAATACAACAATGAAACCTTGCTTAACTTGTCTACCTTTAGACATTGCAGAATGACATACACCAGTGATTatcagctttttattttcagagcCTTAAAAAAATTTCACTGGAAGTGCTACCACTGCAAAGGCAGCTATAACCACTCTTacgcatgcacatgtgcacagatGAGAAAGACTGCCATCAGATCTTAACTAACTGAAGCCAAGTAATTGTCTTTTCATCTGACAAAAGACTTTAGAGACTAAGACTTAggaatactgctttttttttttttttttccttatcagaaCAACCAGAGGAACCGTTAAGAAGCAAGTCATTGCTCTGGGAATTGAGAATGTCCTGCAGCTGAAAACATTCAAGAAAGAATACTAATAAGAATTGTGAATAAAagtaaaacacagattttttttcaagcacTGAGCTCCTACTCCTCTCAGAATAAGTCACATAAAGGAACTAAACCCAACACCGGAGATCCACTCAAGTGTATGCTGAGATACTATTTCAGGTCTGCATTCAACAGCTACTCCAAATTAAATAAATCAATCACTTGTGTTCCTCTACTTTGCAGTCACATGAACAATAATGCTTAAGAGTTGACAATGGCAAGTGAGGTAGATTTGCTCAGAAATACTGTGTGCCACAATTATTAAATCTActctggagaaaatatatttcaagcTAGCAGTAAGACTGTATTTAACTTCGaattttttcataaaaattttcttcccttccatcaTAAAAACCTGTTCAAAAGCAAGCATTCCTCCTATTCTGCTCCAGCAAGACTGTCCACAGCCTCTATTGATCTTAGGACTGCACCTAAAATTTCTTCACTACCTGAAGAAAATACAGAGAAGAGAACATCTCTGAACAACTATGGGAGTAGACTGTTTTTGTCCCATGAGACAGCACAGCAATACTTGTGTTCATTCATCAGCTAGAAAAAGCTTGATAGCTTCCATGCAATAAATCAAGAAATGCTGTGAATAAAGCGGTTTAGCTCCAGTTCTTAAATAGAAATACAATACATTTAATATTGTATTGAAACCCTCCAACTAATCCCAAAGGTACTTAGTATCTTCACGATGTATTCCATGTTAACTTCAAGCACTCTAACAATTGTAGGTCCTTACGTCCAACAGCCTCCCACTCTGCATTGACCAGATGAATATTTCAAAGGAATCCTGGGAACCAGCTGACACAATCTCACCACTGGAGTCCACAGCTAAACAAGAGAACTGAGTTGGTCGTGGAGAAGTAAAGGTGCGAAAATTGCGGTATCTGTTGTAAatgtgaaaatatattaaaaaagcattttaggTAGGTCTAAACAGATGTTTTAACAatgtattcaaaaaaaaatcaagtattttattttacttgtagAGTCTTTTAAATCAACTACATGAATTTAAAATGTGAGATACAAGTTTTAATTAACACAAAATAGAAAAAGGCAcatctacagaaaaaaatcttttacatgAAATTAGATGCAACTCCTTACTATGAGTCCAAGACTAGAAAAGGTATTAGCTCTGCAGAAATAACAGCCAAAAATATTCAAACACACAAGTTTTCTTCTGTTACATAGTATATGTCCATTCCTTAGATAATTTGGGGTTTACACATCCAGTTCTGCACACATATGTATTATAATAGCTCAACCACTGAAACAAACTATAACAAATGTTCAATTAGACAGGTGCCTTTGCCAATTTGAGTTGTAGAGCCACAGAATGATCTTACTGGATTTCCAGCttgtctgaaaaaaaattcttccagaaTTCTGTTCACAAGAACAAGCTGCAGTGATAGGATTCCTAATTACTACAATAAAGCAGGACTCGCATTCATGCAACTTGATCTTGAAACCAGGAATCAGCAGCTCACTGTTTTTTGGGGGATGAGAGCAGAAAACTAAGTGATACACAAAAGCTTTTTTATAAAAGAGTTACCTGTGTAGATCAAAGGCCCGCACTGTTCCATCCAGGGAAGCACTCAAAATAACATAACCGCTGGAAGTAAAAGTTACAGCAGTTATGCCGCTGGTATGTTCTGTAAAAGTGACAAAGCAAAAGCTGCTGGAAGTGTTCCACACTTTCACCTGCAAGAGAGACAAGAAAAGCCTTCTTAGAATCTGCATCAGAAATCTAGAAAGGAAGCATGGATAAGGCAGGAgagaagagtaaagaaaagttagCCCTAAAACTCCACAATAGGTTTGTtcttctaaaattcaaagtcagtTTTTCTGTATTGCTCTGAAATGGGACTGTCAATTCAGTCAGCAGGAATTTTGTGCAAGCAAGGCAAAAAGCCACATTTTATCATTAAACCCCTAAAGATACATATACATCATGAAAATCAGACTGGAGACTGTCAAAAAACTTTTTGAAACAAAGTTAATTTTCGTGGAAAATTATAGTACTATAGCACTTGGGCATCTCAGGCTCCCAAACTTTGGATTGTCCATGGCTAAGATGCTTAAAATCAAAACCAACTGtcaagccttttgaaaagttcaAACAGAAATATTACAGTATTCCAATCTGCAGTTTCAGAATTAGGGGTTTTGGCCAATTTTAAATCTGAATGGCAAAAACTATGAAACAggggcttttttctttcccatcaAAACTGGATGTTCGAAGATACCATATATTTGTTACATTTATGTTCCAAGAGATCCCAGTAATTGCTCTATAATAAATATTCTTCCAGAATAAAACCAGTAGCTGTATGCCTAACCTACCATTTCAAGACAAGTCATCCATGAGAAGCTAATTTTTCTGTTAAATAGCAAGATTCTGCAATATtacataatagaaaaaaaatgtttagaaattgCACTTTATAAAGAATTTAATTAGAATTTCACACTAAAACCAACTACTAAAAGGGCTGAATTTGGGTGACTGAGCTTCATGCATCCCAATATATCACGGAACTACCACAAACATGTAAATAAATATAGATGAATTAAGATTTTTCTGTGCTTATGGTGACTGAATCTGCAATCATTAAAAATTATCTGCTAGAAAGCCATAAGTGATGCAGTCTGCAGAGAACACGAATAATAAGTCAAAATACATatgctgtagagaaaaaaaatcaaaaaaattaagaacagtgggaacaaaattaataaaaattccTATTAGCTACCGTAACAGAGCTCTCTGCACAGAATAGAAATTCAAGCTGTTTTCTATGTTTTTAAGACTTAAGCTCATATTTCAATAACATTGTTTCACTTACTTTCCCATCATCCCCTCCAGTCACTATGTACTGTCCATCTGGAGAATATGCTAATGAGACCATGCTGTTGAAATGGCCTTGCTGCTTCAGCACATAAGACTCACTTTGCCATTCCCATACCAGGAGCTGGCCCAGACCTGTAAACACATAAGACAAATTAACCAAAGTTATGAATCCAGTGATGGGACCCAGCAAGTACAGGCCACAAAAGACATACTTGCAGGCAACACAAAAAAGGTTGATGCAGACAGGTTGCACTGTGCAACCTAATCAAACctaataaaaatcattttcttttaaagttcaaGTTAACACTTTGCTCAACAACCAGGAGTTGTCACTTGGCTTAACATCCTCATTTCTACAACAGCAGTACTTTTAAGTGGCTTTGCTAACAAAGACGCATGCTGATAAATAGCCAAACCCAGAAATGTCAAAAATACAGACCTTAATTTtcacattaatttatttttaatctaaaatatttaatgcaaacCAAAACAGTGTTTTAAAGATAGTAACAGAAGAGTAACGTAAagcctgttttcatttttaagacaATGTAACTGATCTGACTGCCAACTGGCCTTACTAACTGGTCACTGCACTGAATACCCAAGGTAACTCTCAGGCTTTCCTGTCCTTCATTTCTCAAGCTCAAGAGCTATGAAGGAGATGGTAGattcttcctttttactttttgtttctaaatataTGAGCTAGAAGAGAAACCAGACTGCATATAAGGGCACAGTCTGGGTTGCTATGCAAACCATTACGGACTGGGCTGGAACAGAAATGCTAGCTTTGTAAAATGCCATATACAAGCGGCAGCAACCAGGGAAAAGAAACTGCACAGAATGAAAGCATATTATACACTATGCTAAGGATAGAGTCATACTCAAAGGATATGGGCTTTATTCAATTCTGCTAGAGATTTCATACATGATTTCAAAGTaatcatttccattttcttttactcCTTATCAACAAAGTATTTCCCTGGATCACATGACTTCTGTGAGGAAAAATTCATTAGGGATTCGTGCTTTAATGTATTCAGATACTACCGAGATGAAACTATAAAGTATTAACAAAACGTTAATATTTGGAGTCAAGAAGGGTAAGAGGAATTCGGGCTTGCATACCACCAccacttctatttttttccatgaatacAGACCAACCAATTTACAAACCTGAACATCCAAAGGCAATCCAGTCACCAGTACAGTTGATAGAAATAGAAGCTATCCGTTGATCTGAAATACTGGAATTAAAAGAATCACTCAATAAATAAACCTGCATTTTCAAACCCCGCATAATAAGTTTTCAGATTTGAGAAACCAGAGTTGATTTCCTCTGTTCAAGCAAGATCTTTGATTACTTTACTGACTTTCTATATCTCTGTAAAATCAAAAGTAGCAAGCAAGTTCTATCCTTTTTCATACTCAAGGACATCAAATAAATGATACTATCTTGCCTGGATGGAAGAAAGCATATCTAAATCCCAAATAAAGAAATACTTGCCAGGACAGATTAAAACTCCTCGtattcaagaaaaatattttttcataaaggGAAATTATGCATTCTTTAGCTAGCTTCATACAGGGATGAAGAAAACGTCATTTTTCAGCTTAGAGGCAATTTGCAGGTAATTTCACATATAAACAaacttttttactattatttttatttgctataaGGAACCTGACAGCAAAGTGATGTGTCTAAAGCTTTAAAGAAATCTATGGCCAACAAATAATCATGAGTTCCTGTTCAGTCCTTGTTTTTCTGTACTAAGCTGTGGAATACAGTTGTATGGCATTTATTATATAAGTCTGTCAATGATTACTGCTTTTCTTGAATCAGAATATCTCTGCATTTCCAGAAATGCAATTATGATATTAAATAGATGTTTAAGATTTTTGTACCCTGATATTCACCCTTCACTGCTAAACATGATGTTTTCTCACCTTACCCCACCTtcccaaaaaaaacaaccaaacaaaaaaaacccacctcaccTCAAGGAGTGGATCAGATTGAAATCCGGAAGCTCATGGAGGTGGAAGATTCCAGAAGCAAGACCTGTGACTAAAAGGTGTGCTTTCTTGTGATAAGCTGCAGATGTCAGATTATTAAAATCACCCTCTTTATTGAAAAAATACCTGCAcatcaaaaaaacagaaagaagcatTTCAACATAGGGCAAATATTTCGAAAGTATCCTACAATAAAGctaaaaagcagtaattttgGAAATTGCTGAACATACATATTTTACATTGCTAGGAAAAAGTtaattcttttcccttccctgaatGCTTACAACTGCTACAGTAATCTAATCTATCAGAAGTGATGCCTGATGACTTGCAATGAAAGGCACTTGAGGTTAACCTCAGAGGAATTACACTGTGGATTTCCTTTTTGTCATCTAATACCAGCAACCGttgctttaaaattcagtggTTATCCTTGTACCTTTAAGTTCTCTTGCAGATTAAGTAATTGAAGTACTAGTCATATACTGTATGCCTGGCGATGAAGTTTTTCTCAATTTCTTTGTATTTGTAGCTTTTAGTGGAATTAAACAGATAAGCACAACATGATGATCAAATAGAAGAGCATCTGAGCATTGCCCTGCTGTTGTATATTCCAAATTCCTTTACTCTCTGGAAGGGATGTTCACAAAGGCTCATTCTAACCTGGGTAGGGATAGGGTACTTTCTTTAGGCTTCCTTTCCagtcagagagagacagaaaagcagcCTAACATCAGGTGCTCCCAACAACCCCCTGAAAGCATCTTATCTCCCCCTCACTCCACTGACCAGAGAGACAACGAAGGTTAGCCTTCTTCAAGCAAAGCTAAACATCATGACTGTCTTAACAGTTCAGTTATTCTCTATAAGATACGTGTCCTTTGATGTGAATAGATAGGGAGGTCCTTCAGAAAGGCACCTTTAAATAGGATACCAACAGGCTGATTACATATCTTTAACAAATGCTGCTGTCACCTCTTGAAGTTAACCAATCTGTTTGTGCAAAAACTCATAGCCTCTAGGCAATACTAAGTTGTTATTCTGAAGCTAAACGTTATTGCTATTCATATAGTCAAGGTAAGACAAACAGATCCTTCTACTGAAACCATTTACAATGAGATTTATAGTGAATTACTAAAACCTGGGCAAAGTTTTATACCACTTCGAGAGAGTGACAGTGGGTGAAAAAAAGCCCAATATAATAAATCCCCGTAATAATTTAGTCTTTGGAGAAATGAAAATCACTTACTTTGCAACACGAGAATATTTAACCTTATCTCTAGACTCTTGTTCGTTTGGACTGGCTTTTCCACGAATTTCTTCTCCCAGAGATTCTTCAATAAACTCTTcatcttcttttgttttattcttttccttagcTTCATCTTTAGGGAGCATGGGCTTCAAACCATCCAGCTCTGTATCACACTGCCACACACAGAGAGCCCCATCTTGGCTAATTGTGTACAGCTAGAATACAAACACACAAACTTACTATGATCATGCAATATCTATGTTTCATAGTCTGCTGCCCTGCTATAATGAATATACAATTATAGAAGGGGTAGCcagtctgcatgctatcattagGATGATATTTCACTCAGTCCTCTAACATCCCAGAGGCTTTGATTTGGAAAACTAACTCATTTATCGTGGATTTACTCTTCTCTGCCTTCAGAGAATTTCTGAAAAGACAGAAGGCAATTTGGTAACCAGCTTCTGAGTTacagctaactttttttttttttaattaatgataaCTTTTTCTCTGAAGCAACTTTAAATAACTTACTCTTCTCTCCCTTTAACATTCACTACTTCAAATATTCAAGTAAAAGTAggcattaaaattaaatttgtagACTCCTGATCAAAGTAGATGAGTCAAAAGAGATATTAcctatattttttctaatttccAGGATATTAGCAAAATAGTAACCTGAAACTCAGCATCCTTATCTACAGGTAAAAGAGACAGCTACAACTGTTTTAACATTAAACTTTAAGAACGCAGCATGATTGTGTACATACATCCAGACTGTTTTCTTCGAAAAAACATGCTACTATTGTATCCTTATGCCCTCCAAGTGAGTAATAGATCAAGTTTGCCCATCGCTCTGCTCCGAACACCCATGTTGACATGTCCTTGCTCCCTACAGCAAAACATCTACAAAAGAAAAGGCACTTTGGATTAGAGCACTGGTTTGCAAGACTTTTCACTGAGCAGAGAACATTCTGAATGTGAAGACACCAGTCACCACTTAAACAGACAGGAATTTCACACACAACAGAGTTCTAAACTAAAGTTGGCAACTCTAGCAGAAGTATATGAGATTAAACATATTCAGAGAGTCAACCATGTTCACACTCTTAAGATATGTTCCTTTATAGATAACTAGGCATTTTCAAGGaagaatgtatatttttatacttCCTAGTctgtctaaaaatattttttaattcaagagACAATGAGAAATAGAAACATCAAAATGAGTTTTTACTGCTAGTAAAATACCTTAGAACAAAGAAAACGGGCTATAATATCATGCATACAACAATATTAACAACAGGAAATAGTAGGTAATGCTTTAGTTTGACAACTCACTTGGAATCATCAGTCCAGTCAATACATGTTGTTTCATCATATGGACCGTAATAGGTTTTGTCCAGAACAAACGCATTAAATTCTCTTTTTCTACCAGGAGCATGGTACATAAGAGCAATATTGTCTTTTGTAATCACAAATTTCCTGTCatatagggaaaaaaagcagaactgaacaCAAGGCTGTTAAAACAAACAATTGTTCAGTACGCActgcaataaaatgaaacaaagcaatattaaaaagGGTTTTGTGTTTCTTAAGTGATAAACATGGCTTTCTTTAGAATTAAAACCCCCAAATTATTTGCAGGTAGACATTATCTCTCAATTTCATGAATACAGATACAGTTTATGTATTACACTGAGATAGAAAACCAAGTAAAATGAATTGGGTCGAATAACAAAACATTTATACGCTAATTCATATAATGGAAGGAAATgtttaagcatttaaaataagaCATGCTGTTTCACCCTGTCTTAACTTCCATATATTGGCTGCTATCACAGACATAAAGCATCTGCATCCCTATTACTCAAATCCTCTAATCTGGCCCTATTACCAATATAATTCCCTAACAACAGAGAAATTTTGACTTCCAACGTTCAAGCAAAAACTGATCCTGGGGTTACACAATGAGCTTAAGTCAATCAAGCTAAGGGCTGGTGCCAAAGGGGGCACTCTGCACTTTTTTCTCTCACAATTTTGTCATGTCTAACATTCACGTTGCTACGCTTTGGCTCGGTGACCATGCAGCCACAATACAAGGGACATGACAAGGACTCAGTTCAGAGAAGGATGgccctttcagcagcagagtgACCTCAAACTAACCCAAGTCAGCAGTGAAACTGCACCTCTCTGAGTGCCTTCACACAACTCTGCAGCACTGACTGTTCCAAAGCAGGCTCTTACACCTTCCCCACAACACAGAAGAACCGTTAGGAGATATAGCAAAGCTTCTAAGTTTCTAAGAGTTCCTCTGTAGAGAGCACCTGTGAAAGACAAATTTCGAGCCAGGGTCTGATTCCCAAGCTTCACTACTCCTCTCCTCTTGCCCTCTCAGTTTTACAGAAACATTGGCCCTGGCCCAGCTTGAAATCTCCCCTACATGAATTAACAAATATCATTCCCTAATTAGTCAGAGTCTTTTGATTAGTTACAACTAGTTTATGAGGTAACTTCTGTTGGTTTGTTCTAAAACATGTGCATGTCACTTACTTGCCATCAGGGGAAAAGCAGACACTATGTACTGGCTTGTGAAAATGGAAGTGATGTATCACAGATTTACCGATTAAACtgacaagcaaggcagctccctcTGTAagtgcagaaaagaaaagatcaCGGAAATTATTCAGTTCCCAAATATGCAGAACCCTAGCAAGTttagctttttatttctgttaagaAAAAGTACCCTCTCAGAAACTTTTCAAGACAGTGTGCTTaatactgagaagaaaaaaaatataatcagAATTATgagttacattttaaaaagccagGTTCTGTAAGTAAAGATACCTTTCTCAAAGAGTCTAACATAATTTTTAAAGCAGAGCgttttttaatttgtgttaaGGCTGAGTACCTAGCAATACATACTTTCCtcttcagaatgtttttttcttcacctgTTAGAAAGCAAATACCTCCTTTATGCAAATACCTTCGTCAATTAGTATGGCAAGACTTCCATCTGGAGAGAGCCCCACACACATGATATTGTGCCGTGTAGCCAATGGGAGTGTTTCACACTTATTACTGCAAGAAAGagacagataaaaataaattGGGTACAAGGATGTAGAAGCAACAGTTGTTGTCTTTAGTATCAATGAAGTACAGTTTGATTTCTACCTTAGAGCCATTGAATCAATTTAGATGTACAACCCTCAAGACTGTATTGAAGTATTCAACTGTCACAACCCTTTAAACACCAAGTATGCAAGTGAGAGACTCCTAACCAGAATTCCAGTAGAACAAGTGTCAGTCAAAGTGCTGGCCTATAGGAAAAGGCAGATAACAGACCTAGGTTTTCCCATTTATGAGACGTAATACAAGCTAGAAGAATACAAGGAAACAATGCCACCAAATTAAATACAACATGTTTTTCCCTCATGTTTCCAAGATGCGGCTTCACACACTTACATTATTCTTCTCATAGACTTATACATAGAAAATCAGCACTCTGCAATACCTCTTGACAGTCTGACAGGCGAGCTCCATCCAGCCTTTAACACTAAGCCTGAAACCTTTCAGGACACTTTGGGAAGGCAAACGGTCCTTGAAAACGCCAGCCCTTCCCAGTTCCGCCTCCACACCGCACAGGACTGAGCCCCGTGGGCTCCGACGGCGCAGGAAGCACttttgcctccccctccccccgcccgcagcgcgggGTGCCTCAGtggagccctggggctgggccgCAGCGCTGAGGCGGGCCCCCACGCACGGCCGCGggtgggagagggcaggaggaagccgttggggccgcggggggggaggaAGTAGCCGTTGGGGCTCACTGACTTCTTCAGGTCGAAGAGGGAGATCCTGTTCCCGACGGGGCTGACGAGGGCGCTGCCATCGCGGGTGAAGCTGAGGTTCCCGCGGCGGTACACGGTGCCCAGCAGGCCGGAGAACTgcgcaggggagggaaaaaagaggagaagggTTAAAGGCGGGAGAGGGGGACAGAGGCCCACAGCCCCCGGCCGCAGCCCTCACCCGGTAGGCGAACTTcatggctgctgctgccaccgccgccccACGTGAGCACCGCGCGCGCCCGCTCCGCCCCTTCCGCCAGCCGCTA from Apteryx mantelli isolate bAptMan1 chromosome 1, bAptMan1.hap1, whole genome shotgun sequence includes:
- the PWP2 gene encoding periodic tryptophan protein 2 homolog isoform X3 — protein: MELACQTVKSNKCETLPLATRHNIMCVGLSPDGSLAILIDEEGAALLVSLIGKSVIHHFHFHKPVHSVCFSPDGKKFVITKDNIALMYHAPGRKREFNAFVLDKTYYGPYDETTCIDWTDDSKCFAVGSKDMSTWVFGAERWANLIYYSLGGHKDTIVACFFEENSLDLYTISQDGALCVWQCDTELDGLKPMLPKDEAKEKNKTKEDEEFIEESLGEEIRGKASPNEQESRDKVKYSRVAKYFFNKEGDFNNLTSAAYHKKAHLLVTGLASGIFHLHELPDFNLIHSLSISDQRIASISINCTGDWIAFGCSGLGQLLVWEWQSESYVLKQQGHFNSMVSLAYSPDGQYIVTGGDDGKVKVWNTSSSFCFVTFTEHTSGITAVTFTSSGYVILSASLDGTVRAFDLHRYRNFRTFTSPRPTQFSCLAVDSSGEIVSAGSQDSFEIFIWSMQSGRLLDVLSGHEGPISSLSFNPVKCVLASASWDKTVKLWDMLDSWRTKETLTLNSDVLVVAFRPDGKELAVASLNGQITFWDHENAMQTGSIEGRHDLQMGRKELDKITAKQSSKGKSFTTLCYSADGQSILAGGLSKFVCIYNVKEQILMKKFEISCNFSLDAMEEYLDRRKMTEFGSMALIDEGAGDEDGVAIPLPGVKRGDMSSRHFKPEIRVTCLQFSPTGRSWAATTTEGLLIYSLDSGLIFDPFELDVDVTPSNIHKILHQKEYTMAIIMAFKLNEKKLIQEVIEAIPSNEVDVVCSSLPDLYVEKVLEFLASAFEISCHLEFYLIWAHKLLMLHGQKLKTRSEKLLPVIQFLQKSIQRHFEDVSKLCEWNIYNIKYALAISQQRGMKRLADTEDEEDVDSDSDYIMQDVHKDNFSS
- the PWP2 gene encoding periodic tryptophan protein 2 homolog isoform X1; translated protein: MKFAYRFSGLLGTVYRRGNLSFTRDGSALVSPVGNRISLFDLKNNKCETLPLATRHNIMCVGLSPDGSLAILIDEEGAALLVSLIGKSVIHHFHFHKPVHSVCFSPDGKKFVITKDNIALMYHAPGRKREFNAFVLDKTYYGPYDETTCIDWTDDSKCFAVGSKDMSTWVFGAERWANLIYYSLGGHKDTIVACFFEENSLDLYTISQDGALCVWQCDTELDGLKPMLPKDEAKEKNKTKEDEEFIEESLGEEIRGKASPNEQESRDKVKYSRVAKYFFNKEGDFNNLTSAAYHKKAHLLVTGLASGIFHLHELPDFNLIHSLSISDQRIASISINCTGDWIAFGCSGLGQLLVWEWQSESYVLKQQGHFNSMVSLAYSPDGQYIVTGGDDGKVKVWNTSSSFCFVTFTEHTSGITAVTFTSSGYVILSASLDGTVRAFDLHRYRNFRTFTSPRPTQFSCLAVDSSGEIVSAGSQDSFEIFIWSMQSGRLLDVLSGHEGPISSLSFNPVKCVLASASWDKTVKLWDMLDSWRTKETLTLNSDVLVVAFRPDGKELAVASLNGQITFWDHENAMQTGSIEGRHDLQMGRKELDKITAKQSSKGKSFTTLCYSADGQSILAGGLSKFVCIYNVKEQILMKKFEISCNFSLDAMEEYLDRRKMTEFGSMALIDEGAGDEDGVAIPLPGVKRGDMSSRHFKPEIRVTCLQFSPTGRSWAATTTEGLLIYSLDSGLIFDPFELDVDVTPSNIHKILHQKEYTMAIIMAFKLNEKKLIQEVIEAIPSNEVDVVCSSLPDLYVEKVLEFLASAFEISCHLEFYLIWAHKLLMLHGQKLKTRSEKLLPVIQFLQKSIQRHFEDVSKLCEWNIYNIKYALAISQQRGMKRLADTEDEEDVDSDSDYIMQDVHKDNFSS
- the PWP2 gene encoding periodic tryptophan protein 2 homolog isoform X2, with amino-acid sequence MALSNKCETLPLATRHNIMCVGLSPDGSLAILIDEEGAALLVSLIGKSVIHHFHFHKPVHSVCFSPDGKKFVITKDNIALMYHAPGRKREFNAFVLDKTYYGPYDETTCIDWTDDSKCFAVGSKDMSTWVFGAERWANLIYYSLGGHKDTIVACFFEENSLDLYTISQDGALCVWQCDTELDGLKPMLPKDEAKEKNKTKEDEEFIEESLGEEIRGKASPNEQESRDKVKYSRVAKYFFNKEGDFNNLTSAAYHKKAHLLVTGLASGIFHLHELPDFNLIHSLSISDQRIASISINCTGDWIAFGCSGLGQLLVWEWQSESYVLKQQGHFNSMVSLAYSPDGQYIVTGGDDGKVKVWNTSSSFCFVTFTEHTSGITAVTFTSSGYVILSASLDGTVRAFDLHRYRNFRTFTSPRPTQFSCLAVDSSGEIVSAGSQDSFEIFIWSMQSGRLLDVLSGHEGPISSLSFNPVKCVLASASWDKTVKLWDMLDSWRTKETLTLNSDVLVVAFRPDGKELAVASLNGQITFWDHENAMQTGSIEGRHDLQMGRKELDKITAKQSSKGKSFTTLCYSADGQSILAGGLSKFVCIYNVKEQILMKKFEISCNFSLDAMEEYLDRRKMTEFGSMALIDEGAGDEDGVAIPLPGVKRGDMSSRHFKPEIRVTCLQFSPTGRSWAATTTEGLLIYSLDSGLIFDPFELDVDVTPSNIHKILHQKEYTMAIIMAFKLNEKKLIQEVIEAIPSNEVDVVCSSLPDLYVEKVLEFLASAFEISCHLEFYLIWAHKLLMLHGQKLKTRSEKLLPVIQFLQKSIQRHFEDVSKLCEWNIYNIKYALAISQQRGMKRLADTEDEEDVDSDSDYIMQDVHKDNFSS